The window GGAATGCCTGCTTCCAGCAAGGCCGAAAGTGTCAATGCCCATTTGGCTGAGCGATGACTTTGCATGAGTGGACCCATGAGTGGCAAAGCGCTTGTGGCCGATTCCCAACCCAACCTCACGGTTAGCGAACGGCGATACCCGCGGTGCAAGCCGATTGCTGCGCAGGTTAACAAAGCCAAGCAAGGCAGTCCCCATTGCGAGACCCAGCGGCTAACTTGGATCAACTGCTGTGTAGCCTGTGGCAAGGCAGCGCCCATGCTTTGGAACACCGCTTCAAACAGAGGGACCACCCAAATCAAGATGACGGTTAAAACGCCGCAGGCCACCAGCAAAATGCAGGCAGGGTAAATCAGCGCGTGTTGAACTTTGGCCTTCAATTGCGCATGGGCCTCCAAGGTATTCGCCAAGCGGACCAAGAGCGTGTCCAAAATACCTGCCGACTCACCGGCTTGGAGCAGGCTGCAATACAAACTGTTGAAGGTGTGCGGATGTTTTTGAAAAGCGACATGCAAAGCAGAGCCTGCGCTGACATCTTGCTGTAACTGTTGCAATATTTGCCCCAAGGATTGCCTTGTTTTGCGCGACCCCACAGCACTTTGTCCTAGCAATTGAAAGGCCTGTACCAAAGGAATGCCAGCACTCATCAAGGCCGACCATTGCCGGGTGAAGACAGTCAAAGTTTTGGCGGAAATGCGGTGCAAAGAAACGTGTGCGCTAGGCCTTCGCCTTTCTAAGGCGCGTGCCATGGCTGCTGGGGTGCTCATGCCATGCACTCAGTTTGCGTGAGCACTTCGGCCATCGATGTGATGCCCATGGCGGCTTGAATTAAACCTGCATGTCGAAGCGAGTGGACGCCTTCTTTGTACGCTTGCGTTGCCAATTGAACATGGCTGCTGTCATTTTCAACGCATTGCCGCAAACTGGGGCTCATGGGCATGACTTCAAACAAGCCAATGCGTCCCCAATAGCCTTTGTGACATTGCGAACAACCCTGCGCACTGAAAAAGACAGGTTCAAACGGCAAGTCTTGAAAGGACGTTTGCAGGCCCAATTCGCGCAGGGCTTGAAGCGAGACATGCATGGGTTTTCGGCAATGCAAACACAAACGCCGAATCAGCCTTTGCGCAGAAATGAGGCTGATGCTGGCGGCCAAGTTGTAGGACGCCACGCCCATGTTGCGAAGACGAACCAGTGCGCCTGCGGCATCATTGGTGTGCAACGTGGACATGACCAAATGACCTGTTTGTGAAGCCTTGATGGCGATGTCGGCTGTTTCAGGGTCTCTGATTTCGCCAAGCATGATGACGTCGGGATCTTGTCGGAGGAAGGCTTTGAGTGAACTGGCAAAGTTCAGCCCAATTTGTTCTTTGACATTGACTTGGTTGACGCCATTCAGCTGAATTTCGGAGGGGTCTTCGACAGTGGCGATGTTGATTTCGGGCCGGTTCAAAAGGTGCAGGCAGGCATAAAGTGATTGCGACTTGCCCGAGCCTGTGGGGCCCGTGACCAAAATGAGGCCTTGTGTTTTGTGGATGGCCTCTAGCATGCGCTGCTTTTCCTGGGGACCATAGCCCAAATGGTCAAGATGCAGTTGCGCCATGTCGGTGGCTAAGACCCGAACCACCAACTTCTCGCCAAACAAAGTAGGCAGTGTGCTGACCCTTAAATTCAAGCGTTGCAAATTGCGCAAACCGATTGTCATGCGCCCATCTTGTGGCAATCTTTTTTCTGCAATGTCTAACTTGGCCAGCACCTTGATGCGGGAGGCAATTTGGTCTTTGAATTCGTAGGGGGGTGGCGGAATTTCTTGCAACACGCCATCGATGCGCAAACGGACTCGGTAAAAATTCTCGAAAGGTTCGAAGTGAAGATCGGAGGCGCGCAGTTGGGCTGCTGTTTCCCATGTCTGCTGCAAATAATGAACCACAGGGGCTTCAACTGCAGCCGGTTGGGGATGGGAAAGAGTGTTGT is drawn from Limnohabitans sp. 103DPR2 and contains these coding sequences:
- a CDS encoding type II secretion system F family protein, with product MSTPAAMARALERRRPSAHVSLHRISAKTLTVFTRQWSALMSAGIPLVQAFQLLGQSAVGSRKTRQSLGQILQQLQQDVSAGSALHVAFQKHPHTFNSLYCSLLQAGESAGILDTLLVRLANTLEAHAQLKAKVQHALIYPACILLVACGVLTVILIWVVPLFEAVFQSMGAALPQATQQLIQVSRWVSQWGLPCLALLTCAAIGLHRGYRRSLTVRLGWESATSALPLMGPLMQSHRSAKWALTLSALLEAGIPISEALQPAAAASGSALLQAHTAKLMQHIQEGSGLNVAMSKSKLFPPVLIQMCAIGEETGSLAAMLEKAAQLLMADLNQHIAQLTTLLEPLLMVFLGGLIGGMMVALYLPIFNLGQVF
- a CDS encoding GspE/PulE family protein produces the protein MDNTLSHPQPAAVEAPVVHYLQQTWETAAQLRASDLHFEPFENFYRVRLRIDGVLQEIPPPPYEFKDQIASRIKVLAKLDIAEKRLPQDGRMTIGLRNLQRLNLRVSTLPTLFGEKLVVRVLATDMAQLHLDHLGYGPQEKQRMLEAIHKTQGLILVTGPTGSGKSQSLYACLHLLNRPEINIATVEDPSEIQLNGVNQVNVKEQIGLNFASSLKAFLRQDPDVIMLGEIRDPETADIAIKASQTGHLVMSTLHTNDAAGALVRLRNMGVASYNLAASISLISAQRLIRRLCLHCRKPMHVSLQALRELGLQTSFQDLPFEPVFFSAQGCSQCHKGYWGRIGLFEVMPMSPSLRQCVENDSSHVQLATQAYKEGVHSLRHAGLIQAAMGITSMAEVLTQTECMA